Proteins encoded in a region of the Zea mays cultivar B73 chromosome 4, Zm-B73-REFERENCE-NAM-5.0, whole genome shotgun sequence genome:
- the LOC100273235 gene encoding receptor expression-enhancing protein 3 isoform X1, translating to MLPPPVPAWAAVGLSRPASFPSTHAASLPILPPLSSSAPLRSCVAVECRPGLHSIPPVARSPRAAGAPVPSVPGIKMIGSFITGMLTLVLGYAYPAYDCYKTVELNRPEVEQLRFWCQYWILLAFLTVLERVGESFVSWLPMYSEAKLAFIVYLWYPKTRGTAYVYESFFKPYIAKHETEIDRNLLELRTRAGDMAVLYFQRVTNYAQTRSYEILQYIASQSPTQRQAHQQQQRPPPPRTRQVNPAPPPIPAPSAPPMPPQPAQAQVPPTPPRPLVPVVPPGAVPPAPPPTAPEATATNGLQDTETMQVDPPRASLSGPPLPPEETLIEEAIRLTRGRLRRRLAGGSGPPQN from the exons ATGCTTCCCCCTCCCGTGCCGGCTTGGGCAGCAGTTGGGCTCTCTCGGCCCGCCTCCTTCCCGAGCACGCACGCCGCCTCGCTTCCAATTCTTCCCCCCCTCTCCTCGTCCGCTCCGCTCCGCTCCTGCGTTGCCGTGGAGTGCCGCCCGGGGCTCCATTCCATTCCACCCGTAGCCCGGTCCCCCCGCGCCGCCGGCGCGCCGGTTCCTTCGGTTCCCG GGATCAAGATGATTGGTTCATTCATTACCGGAATGCTAAC GCTTGTTCTCGGATACGCGTACCCTGCATACGACTGCTACAAGACAGTGGAGCTGAACAGGCCTGAGGTCGAGCAGCTGCGGTTCTGGTGTCAGTACTG GATTTTACTCGCGTTTCTCACCGTACTGGAGAGAGTTGGGGAAAGTTTCGTATCATG GTTGCCAATGTATAGTGAAGCAAAGCTCGCATTTATCGTGTACTTGTGGTATCCAAAGACACGG GGGACTGCCTATGTATACGAGTCATTCTTCAAGCCATACATTGCAAAACATGAAACTGAGATTGATCGAAATCTGCTTGAGTTGAGGACAAGGGCCGGTGACATGGCAGTTCTTTATTTCCAGAGGGTTACAAACTATGCTCAGACAAGGTCTTATGAAATCTTGCAGTATATTGCCTCACAGTCACCGACTCAAAGACAG GCACATCAGCAGCAGCAACGCCCACCACCGCCACGGACTCGGCAGGTCAACCCTGCACCTCCACCTATTCCCGCACCCTCCGCGCCTCCGATGCCACCACAGCCTGCCCAAGCCCAAGTTCCTCCCACTCCACCAAGGCCCCTAGTTCCAGTGGTTCCTCCTGGCGCAGTGCCTCCTGCCCCGCCACCAACTGCTCCTGAAGCCACCGCCACCAACGGTCTTCAGGACACCGAAACCATGCAGGTCGACCCACCTCGTGCTTCACTGAGCGGCCCACCACTACCACCTGAGGAGACGCTCATCGAGGAGGCGATCCGGCTGACCCGGGGCCGGCTCAGGAGGCGCTTGGCTGGGGGATCTGGACCACCGCAAAATTAG
- the LOC100273235 gene encoding receptor expression-enhancing protein 3 isoform X3, which produces MVFDGSAPASRLAASTTASGIKMIGSFITGMLTLVLGYAYPAYDCYKTVELNRPEVEQLRFWCQYWILLAFLTVLERVGESFVSWLPMYSEAKLAFIVYLWYPKTRGTAYVYESFFKPYIAKHETEIDRNLLELRTRAGDMAVLYFQRVTNYAQTRSYEILQYIASQSPTQRQAHQQQQRPPPPRTRQVNPAPPPIPAPSAPPMPPQPAQAQVPPTPPRPLVPVVPPGAVPPAPPPTAPEATATNGLQDTETMQVDPPRASLSGPPLPPEETLIEEAIRLTRGRLRRRLAGGSGPPQN; this is translated from the exons ATGGTCTTCGACGGTTCTGCGCCTGCCTCTAGGCTAGCGGCTAGCACTACCGCGAGCG GGATCAAGATGATTGGTTCATTCATTACCGGAATGCTAAC GCTTGTTCTCGGATACGCGTACCCTGCATACGACTGCTACAAGACAGTGGAGCTGAACAGGCCTGAGGTCGAGCAGCTGCGGTTCTGGTGTCAGTACTG GATTTTACTCGCGTTTCTCACCGTACTGGAGAGAGTTGGGGAAAGTTTCGTATCATG GTTGCCAATGTATAGTGAAGCAAAGCTCGCATTTATCGTGTACTTGTGGTATCCAAAGACACGG GGGACTGCCTATGTATACGAGTCATTCTTCAAGCCATACATTGCAAAACATGAAACTGAGATTGATCGAAATCTGCTTGAGTTGAGGACAAGGGCCGGTGACATGGCAGTTCTTTATTTCCAGAGGGTTACAAACTATGCTCAGACAAGGTCTTATGAAATCTTGCAGTATATTGCCTCACAGTCACCGACTCAAAGACAG GCACATCAGCAGCAGCAACGCCCACCACCGCCACGGACTCGGCAGGTCAACCCTGCACCTCCACCTATTCCCGCACCCTCCGCGCCTCCGATGCCACCACAGCCTGCCCAAGCCCAAGTTCCTCCCACTCCACCAAGGCCCCTAGTTCCAGTGGTTCCTCCTGGCGCAGTGCCTCCTGCCCCGCCACCAACTGCTCCTGAAGCCACCGCCACCAACGGTCTTCAGGACACCGAAACCATGCAGGTCGACCCACCTCGTGCTTCACTGAGCGGCCCACCACTACCACCTGAGGAGACGCTCATCGAGGAGGCGATCCGGCTGACCCGGGGCCGGCTCAGGAGGCGCTTGGCTGGGGGATCTGGACCACCGCAAAATTAG
- the LOC100273235 gene encoding receptor expression-enhancing protein 3 isoform X2: MRGGCHTEWVETQNIVSTSVLTAFSLWIKMIGSFITGMLTLVLGYAYPAYDCYKTVELNRPEVEQLRFWCQYWILLAFLTVLERVGESFVSWLPMYSEAKLAFIVYLWYPKTRGTAYVYESFFKPYIAKHETEIDRNLLELRTRAGDMAVLYFQRVTNYAQTRSYEILQYIASQSPTQRQAHQQQQRPPPPRTRQVNPAPPPIPAPSAPPMPPQPAQAQVPPTPPRPLVPVVPPGAVPPAPPPTAPEATATNGLQDTETMQVDPPRASLSGPPLPPEETLIEEAIRLTRGRLRRRLAGGSGPPQN, encoded by the exons ATGCGTGGCGGTTGCCATACTGAGTGGGTAGAGACTCAAAATATAGTGTCTACTAGTGTATTGACCGCATTCAGTTTAT GGATCAAGATGATTGGTTCATTCATTACCGGAATGCTAAC GCTTGTTCTCGGATACGCGTACCCTGCATACGACTGCTACAAGACAGTGGAGCTGAACAGGCCTGAGGTCGAGCAGCTGCGGTTCTGGTGTCAGTACTG GATTTTACTCGCGTTTCTCACCGTACTGGAGAGAGTTGGGGAAAGTTTCGTATCATG GTTGCCAATGTATAGTGAAGCAAAGCTCGCATTTATCGTGTACTTGTGGTATCCAAAGACACGG GGGACTGCCTATGTATACGAGTCATTCTTCAAGCCATACATTGCAAAACATGAAACTGAGATTGATCGAAATCTGCTTGAGTTGAGGACAAGGGCCGGTGACATGGCAGTTCTTTATTTCCAGAGGGTTACAAACTATGCTCAGACAAGGTCTTATGAAATCTTGCAGTATATTGCCTCACAGTCACCGACTCAAAGACAG GCACATCAGCAGCAGCAACGCCCACCACCGCCACGGACTCGGCAGGTCAACCCTGCACCTCCACCTATTCCCGCACCCTCCGCGCCTCCGATGCCACCACAGCCTGCCCAAGCCCAAGTTCCTCCCACTCCACCAAGGCCCCTAGTTCCAGTGGTTCCTCCTGGCGCAGTGCCTCCTGCCCCGCCACCAACTGCTCCTGAAGCCACCGCCACCAACGGTCTTCAGGACACCGAAACCATGCAGGTCGACCCACCTCGTGCTTCACTGAGCGGCCCACCACTACCACCTGAGGAGACGCTCATCGAGGAGGCGATCCGGCTGACCCGGGGCCGGCTCAGGAGGCGCTTGGCTGGGGGATCTGGACCACCGCAAAATTAG
- the LOC100273235 gene encoding receptor expression-enhancing protein 3 — protein MIGSFITGMLTLVLGYAYPAYDCYKTVELNRPEVEQLRFWCQYWILLAFLTVLERVGESFVSWLPMYSEAKLAFIVYLWYPKTRGTAYVYESFFKPYIAKHETEIDRNLLELRTRAGDMAVLYFQRVTNYAQTRSYEILQYIASQSPTQRQAHQQQQRPPPPRTRQVNPAPPPIPAPSAPPMPPQPAQAQVPPTPPRPLVPVVPPGAVPPAPPPTAPEATATNGLQDTETMQVDPPRASLSGPPLPPEETLIEEAIRLTRGRLRRRLAGGSGPPQN, from the exons ATGATTGGTTCATTCATTACCGGAATGCTAAC GCTTGTTCTCGGATACGCGTACCCTGCATACGACTGCTACAAGACAGTGGAGCTGAACAGGCCTGAGGTCGAGCAGCTGCGGTTCTGGTGTCAGTACTG GATTTTACTCGCGTTTCTCACCGTACTGGAGAGAGTTGGGGAAAGTTTCGTATCATG GTTGCCAATGTATAGTGAAGCAAAGCTCGCATTTATCGTGTACTTGTGGTATCCAAAGACACGG GGGACTGCCTATGTATACGAGTCATTCTTCAAGCCATACATTGCAAAACATGAAACTGAGATTGATCGAAATCTGCTTGAGTTGAGGACAAGGGCCGGTGACATGGCAGTTCTTTATTTCCAGAGGGTTACAAACTATGCTCAGACAAGGTCTTATGAAATCTTGCAGTATATTGCCTCACAGTCACCGACTCAAAGACAG GCACATCAGCAGCAGCAACGCCCACCACCGCCACGGACTCGGCAGGTCAACCCTGCACCTCCACCTATTCCCGCACCCTCCGCGCCTCCGATGCCACCACAGCCTGCCCAAGCCCAAGTTCCTCCCACTCCACCAAGGCCCCTAGTTCCAGTGGTTCCTCCTGGCGCAGTGCCTCCTGCCCCGCCACCAACTGCTCCTGAAGCCACCGCCACCAACGGTCTTCAGGACACCGAAACCATGCAGGTCGACCCACCTCGTGCTTCACTGAGCGGCCCACCACTACCACCTGAGGAGACGCTCATCGAGGAGGCGATCCGGCTGACCCGGGGCCGGCTCAGGAGGCGCTTGGCTGGGGGATCTGGACCACCGCAAAATTAG